In Nymphaea colorata isolate Beijing-Zhang1983 chromosome 3, ASM883128v2, whole genome shotgun sequence, a genomic segment contains:
- the LOC116249619 gene encoding uncharacterized protein LOC116249619: MGTEVLRPQDCLNHRLNLPVTVPRRRCSPPAGNPPRSGSRKPADLSFHQKKQQPSRRGTEGTPLAGKPPGKNATAKNGTMGRVTILKRGQSLDCIKACDPRTNESLAGELIVSTTDRLGPDPSFIPRQIGLTATTLPRPVYAGSAFSLSPSPSSLPLPTFFSVKKCFEDSATKDLRRLLRLD, translated from the coding sequence ATGGGAACCGAGGTCTTGCGTCCCCAGGACTGTCTCAACCACCGCCTCAACCTCCCCGTCACGGTACCCCGTCGGAGATGCTCTCCGCCGGCAGGGAACCCGCCCAGATCTGGTAGCCGGAAGCCCGCCGATCTCTCCTTCCACCAAAAGAAGCAGCAGCCCTCCAGGAGAGGGACGGAAGGGACCCCCCTTGCCGGAAAACCGCCTGGAAAAAACGCGACCGCAAAGAATGGTACCATGGGTCGGGTCACCATCTTGAAGAGAGGGCAATCCCTCGATTGCATCAAGGCGTGCGATCCTCGGACGAACGAGAGCTTAGCCGGCGAACTCATCGTCTCCACTACCGACCGTCTGGGGCCAGATCCGTCCTTCATCCCGAGGCAGATTGGCCTCACCGCCACCACCCTTCCGCGGCCGGTGTACGCCGGCtcagccttctctctctcgcctTCCCCGAGCTCTTTGCCTCTCCCCACCTTCTTCTCTGTTAAGAAGTGCTTCGAGGACTCCGCGACCAAGGATCTCCGGCGCCTTCTCCGGCTCGACTAG
- the LOC116250531 gene encoding sugar transporter ERD6-like 7 isoform X3, with amino-acid sequence MGSEISGSLLPKEKESIKMVLLGTFVAVCGSFAFGSAVGYSSPAQAGIIHDLSLSLSQVPIYIAEITPKDLRGLLTTVNQLMISCGVSVAYLLGTFLTWRMLALTGIIPSLIQLLGLFFIPESPRWLAKVGQQEKFKSALQILRGKSADISEEAAEIQGYTESLESLPKARLQDLFERKYARSLIVGIGLMVFQQFGGVNGIVFYASDIFVSAGFSSGKVGTTIMAIIQAPMTLIGAILLDISGRKPLLVISAAGTCIGCCIAGTSFFLKDHDWLKQLVPGMNLAGILVYSASFSLGMGAIPWVIMSEIFPINIKGMAGSLVTLVNWFGSWAISYTFNFIKSWSAAGTFFIFGGICGATIVFVVKVVPETKGRSLEEIQGSLSSCNPADSERLP; translated from the exons atgggttCAGAAATATCCGGCTCTCTTCTGCCAAAAGAGAAGGAATCGATCAAGATGGTTCTGCTGGGAACGTTCGTGGCCGTGTGCGGCTCCTTTGCGTTTGGATCAGCG GTGGGCTATTCTTCCCCTGCACAAGCGGGCATCATCCACGACCTCAGCCTCTCCCTTTCTCAG GTGCCCATATACATTGCAGAAATAACACCCAAGGACTTGAGGGGCCTGCTCACAACGGTGAATCAG TTAATGATTTCTTGTGGGGTATCCGTTGCCTACCTACTAGGAACGTTCCTTACATGGCGTATGCTAGCACTAACTG GAATCATTCCATCCCTGATCCAACTACTGGGTCTCTTCTTCATTCCTGAGTCTCCAAGATGGCTG GCAAAGGTTGGTCAGCAAGAAAAATTCAAGTCAGCATTGCAAATTCTTCGCGGGAAGAGTGCTGATATTTCAGAAGAAGCAGCAGAAATTCAA GGGTATACAGAAAGTCTGGAAAGCCTCCCAAAGGCCAGGCTTCAAGatctatttgaaagaaaatatgccCGTTCACTCATC GTAGGAATTGGTTTGATGGTCTTCCAACAATTTGGTGGAGTCAATGGCATTGTTTTCTATGCAAGTGATATTTTCGTGTCTGCAG GCTTTTCCTCTGGCAAGGTTGGGACAACTATAATGGCGATCATTCAG GCACCAATGACCCTAATAGGTGCCATTTTGTTGGATATATCTGGAAGGAAGCCACTTCTGGTG ATTTCTGCTGCAGGCACATGCATAGGATGCTGTATTGCTGGAACATCTTTTTTCCTCAAG GATCATGATTGGTTAAAGCAATTGGTTCCAGGAATGAACTTGGCCGGCATACTG GTATATTCTGCTTCCTTCTCATTAGGCATGGGTGCAATACCATGGGTGATCATGTCTGAG ATATTTCCAATAAACATAAAAGGAATGGCCGGCAGCCTCGTGACATTGGTAAACTGGTTTGGTTCTTGGGCTATTTCCTACACTTTCAACTTCATCAAGAGCTGGAGTGCTGCAG GAACTTTCTTCATATTTGGTGGAATTTGTGGGGCAACCATCGTGTTCGTTGTAAAGGTAGTGCCAGAAACCAAAGGGAGGTCACTTGAAGAAATTCAAGGGTCGCTATCATCATGTAACCCGGCTGATTCTGAACGATTACCGTGA
- the LOC116250531 gene encoding sugar transporter ERD6-like 7 isoform X2, which translates to MTIGAMFGAITSGRIADLVGRRGAMWASSAFCIAGWVAVSLSQGAWSLDLGRLSTGVGVGIISYVVPIYIAEITPKDLRGLLTTVNQLMISCGVSVAYLLGTFLTWRMLALTGIIPSLIQLLGLFFIPESPRWLAKVGQQEKFKSALQILRGKSADISEEAAEIQGYTESLESLPKARLQDLFERKYARSLIVGIGLMVFQQFGGVNGIVFYASDIFVSAGFSSGKVGTTIMAIIQAPMTLIGAILLDISGRKPLLVISAAGTCIGCCIAGTSFFLKDHDWLKQLVPGMNLAGILVYSASFSLGMGAIPWVIMSEIFPINIKGMAGSLVTLVNWFGSWAISYTFNFIKSWSAAGTFFIFGGICGATIVFVVKVVPETKGRSLEEIQGSLSSCNPADSERLP; encoded by the exons ATGACGATTGGTGCCATGTTTGGTGCAATAACGAGTGGACGGATTGCCGATCTCGTCGGCCGCAGAGGG GCAATGTGGGCGTCCTCTGCTTTCTGCATCGCTGGATGGGTCGCCGTTTCCCTTTCTCAG GGTGCTTGGTCCCTGGATCTTGGTCGATTATCTACTGGAGTTGGAGTTGGCATCATATCTTATGTG GTGCCCATATACATTGCAGAAATAACACCCAAGGACTTGAGGGGCCTGCTCACAACGGTGAATCAG TTAATGATTTCTTGTGGGGTATCCGTTGCCTACCTACTAGGAACGTTCCTTACATGGCGTATGCTAGCACTAACTG GAATCATTCCATCCCTGATCCAACTACTGGGTCTCTTCTTCATTCCTGAGTCTCCAAGATGGCTG GCAAAGGTTGGTCAGCAAGAAAAATTCAAGTCAGCATTGCAAATTCTTCGCGGGAAGAGTGCTGATATTTCAGAAGAAGCAGCAGAAATTCAA GGGTATACAGAAAGTCTGGAAAGCCTCCCAAAGGCCAGGCTTCAAGatctatttgaaagaaaatatgccCGTTCACTCATC GTAGGAATTGGTTTGATGGTCTTCCAACAATTTGGTGGAGTCAATGGCATTGTTTTCTATGCAAGTGATATTTTCGTGTCTGCAG GCTTTTCCTCTGGCAAGGTTGGGACAACTATAATGGCGATCATTCAG GCACCAATGACCCTAATAGGTGCCATTTTGTTGGATATATCTGGAAGGAAGCCACTTCTGGTG ATTTCTGCTGCAGGCACATGCATAGGATGCTGTATTGCTGGAACATCTTTTTTCCTCAAG GATCATGATTGGTTAAAGCAATTGGTTCCAGGAATGAACTTGGCCGGCATACTG GTATATTCTGCTTCCTTCTCATTAGGCATGGGTGCAATACCATGGGTGATCATGTCTGAG ATATTTCCAATAAACATAAAAGGAATGGCCGGCAGCCTCGTGACATTGGTAAACTGGTTTGGTTCTTGGGCTATTTCCTACACTTTCAACTTCATCAAGAGCTGGAGTGCTGCAG GAACTTTCTTCATATTTGGTGGAATTTGTGGGGCAACCATCGTGTTCGTTGTAAAGGTAGTGCCAGAAACCAAAGGGAGGTCACTTGAAGAAATTCAAGGGTCGCTATCATCATGTAACCCGGCTGATTCTGAACGATTACCGTGA
- the LOC116250531 gene encoding sugar transporter ERD6-like 7 isoform X1: MGSEISGSLLPKEKESIKMVLLGTFVAVCGSFAFGSAVGYSSPAQAGIIHDLSLSLSQYSVFGSIMTIGAMFGAITSGRIADLVGRRGAMWASSAFCIAGWVAVSLSQGAWSLDLGRLSTGVGVGIISYVVPIYIAEITPKDLRGLLTTVNQLMISCGVSVAYLLGTFLTWRMLALTGIIPSLIQLLGLFFIPESPRWLAKVGQQEKFKSALQILRGKSADISEEAAEIQGYTESLESLPKARLQDLFERKYARSLIVGIGLMVFQQFGGVNGIVFYASDIFVSAGFSSGKVGTTIMAIIQAPMTLIGAILLDISGRKPLLVISAAGTCIGCCIAGTSFFLKDHDWLKQLVPGMNLAGILVYSASFSLGMGAIPWVIMSEIFPINIKGMAGSLVTLVNWFGSWAISYTFNFIKSWSAAGTFFIFGGICGATIVFVVKVVPETKGRSLEEIQGSLSSCNPADSERLP; the protein is encoded by the exons atgggttCAGAAATATCCGGCTCTCTTCTGCCAAAAGAGAAGGAATCGATCAAGATGGTTCTGCTGGGAACGTTCGTGGCCGTGTGCGGCTCCTTTGCGTTTGGATCAGCG GTGGGCTATTCTTCCCCTGCACAAGCGGGCATCATCCACGACCTCAGCCTCTCCCTTTCTCAG TACTCGGTTTTCGGTTCCATAATGACGATTGGTGCCATGTTTGGTGCAATAACGAGTGGACGGATTGCCGATCTCGTCGGCCGCAGAGGG GCAATGTGGGCGTCCTCTGCTTTCTGCATCGCTGGATGGGTCGCCGTTTCCCTTTCTCAG GGTGCTTGGTCCCTGGATCTTGGTCGATTATCTACTGGAGTTGGAGTTGGCATCATATCTTATGTG GTGCCCATATACATTGCAGAAATAACACCCAAGGACTTGAGGGGCCTGCTCACAACGGTGAATCAG TTAATGATTTCTTGTGGGGTATCCGTTGCCTACCTACTAGGAACGTTCCTTACATGGCGTATGCTAGCACTAACTG GAATCATTCCATCCCTGATCCAACTACTGGGTCTCTTCTTCATTCCTGAGTCTCCAAGATGGCTG GCAAAGGTTGGTCAGCAAGAAAAATTCAAGTCAGCATTGCAAATTCTTCGCGGGAAGAGTGCTGATATTTCAGAAGAAGCAGCAGAAATTCAA GGGTATACAGAAAGTCTGGAAAGCCTCCCAAAGGCCAGGCTTCAAGatctatttgaaagaaaatatgccCGTTCACTCATC GTAGGAATTGGTTTGATGGTCTTCCAACAATTTGGTGGAGTCAATGGCATTGTTTTCTATGCAAGTGATATTTTCGTGTCTGCAG GCTTTTCCTCTGGCAAGGTTGGGACAACTATAATGGCGATCATTCAG GCACCAATGACCCTAATAGGTGCCATTTTGTTGGATATATCTGGAAGGAAGCCACTTCTGGTG ATTTCTGCTGCAGGCACATGCATAGGATGCTGTATTGCTGGAACATCTTTTTTCCTCAAG GATCATGATTGGTTAAAGCAATTGGTTCCAGGAATGAACTTGGCCGGCATACTG GTATATTCTGCTTCCTTCTCATTAGGCATGGGTGCAATACCATGGGTGATCATGTCTGAG ATATTTCCAATAAACATAAAAGGAATGGCCGGCAGCCTCGTGACATTGGTAAACTGGTTTGGTTCTTGGGCTATTTCCTACACTTTCAACTTCATCAAGAGCTGGAGTGCTGCAG GAACTTTCTTCATATTTGGTGGAATTTGTGGGGCAACCATCGTGTTCGTTGTAAAGGTAGTGCCAGAAACCAAAGGGAGGTCACTTGAAGAAATTCAAGGGTCGCTATCATCATGTAACCCGGCTGATTCTGAACGATTACCGTGA
- the LOC116250531 gene encoding sugar transporter ERD6-like 7 isoform X4 produces the protein MGSEISGSLLPKEKESIKMVLLGTFVAVCGSFAFGSAVGYSSPAQAGIIHDLSLSLSQYSVFGSIMTIGAMFGAITSGRIADLVGRRGAMWASSAFCIAGWVAVSLSQGAWSLDLGRLSTGVGVGIISYVVPIYIAEITPKDLRGLLTTVNQLMISCGVSVAYLLGTFLTWRMLALTGIIPSLIQLLGLFFIPESPRWLAKVGQQEKFKSALQILRGKSADISEEAAEIQGYTESLESLPKARLQDLFERKYARSLIVGIGLMVFQQFGGVNGIVFYASDIFVSAGFSSGKVGTTIMAIIQAPMTLIGAILLDISGRKPLLVISAAGTCIGCCIAGTSFFLKDHDWLKQLVPGMNLAGILESLCL, from the exons atgggttCAGAAATATCCGGCTCTCTTCTGCCAAAAGAGAAGGAATCGATCAAGATGGTTCTGCTGGGAACGTTCGTGGCCGTGTGCGGCTCCTTTGCGTTTGGATCAGCG GTGGGCTATTCTTCCCCTGCACAAGCGGGCATCATCCACGACCTCAGCCTCTCCCTTTCTCAG TACTCGGTTTTCGGTTCCATAATGACGATTGGTGCCATGTTTGGTGCAATAACGAGTGGACGGATTGCCGATCTCGTCGGCCGCAGAGGG GCAATGTGGGCGTCCTCTGCTTTCTGCATCGCTGGATGGGTCGCCGTTTCCCTTTCTCAG GGTGCTTGGTCCCTGGATCTTGGTCGATTATCTACTGGAGTTGGAGTTGGCATCATATCTTATGTG GTGCCCATATACATTGCAGAAATAACACCCAAGGACTTGAGGGGCCTGCTCACAACGGTGAATCAG TTAATGATTTCTTGTGGGGTATCCGTTGCCTACCTACTAGGAACGTTCCTTACATGGCGTATGCTAGCACTAACTG GAATCATTCCATCCCTGATCCAACTACTGGGTCTCTTCTTCATTCCTGAGTCTCCAAGATGGCTG GCAAAGGTTGGTCAGCAAGAAAAATTCAAGTCAGCATTGCAAATTCTTCGCGGGAAGAGTGCTGATATTTCAGAAGAAGCAGCAGAAATTCAA GGGTATACAGAAAGTCTGGAAAGCCTCCCAAAGGCCAGGCTTCAAGatctatttgaaagaaaatatgccCGTTCACTCATC GTAGGAATTGGTTTGATGGTCTTCCAACAATTTGGTGGAGTCAATGGCATTGTTTTCTATGCAAGTGATATTTTCGTGTCTGCAG GCTTTTCCTCTGGCAAGGTTGGGACAACTATAATGGCGATCATTCAG GCACCAATGACCCTAATAGGTGCCATTTTGTTGGATATATCTGGAAGGAAGCCACTTCTGGTG ATTTCTGCTGCAGGCACATGCATAGGATGCTGTATTGCTGGAACATCTTTTTTCCTCAAG GATCATGATTGGTTAAAGCAATTGGTTCCAGGAATGAACTTGGCCGGCATACTG GAAAGTCTTTGTTTATAA
- the LOC116250530 gene encoding sugar transporter ERD6-like 16: MAKAKDVESGESIILPLISRGTKEVGCGSNCMVLLSTLVAVAGSFQFGMSGGFSSPAQAGIRRDLHLTLAEYSMFGSILTIGAMVGAIMSGRLSDFLGRKGAMRISSIFCVVGWLFIYVAKGAWSLDIGRLSLGYGIGILSFVVPTYIAEITPKNMRGALTTANQLLIVCGGSFSYLLGTVVTWRTLALMGFIPSMLQMLGLCFIPESPRWLAKVGKQEEFESELRRLRGGSADISDEAIEIQKYVESIAKLPKARIRDLFRRNYLYSVIVAVGLILLQQFGGINGIGFYASETFVAAGFSSGNAGTVAMAAIQVPVTTVGALLLDRVGRRPLIMVSATGTCLGCFLAGLSFLIKGHVSSPDIIPILALAGILLYIGSFSIGLGAVPWLIMSEIFPLHVKGMAGSLVTLVHWFGSWAISYAFNFLMTWSSSGTLFVFSAVGALTVLFVAKLVPETKGRTLEEITSAMSSFSSTKL, from the exons ATGGCGAAAGCCAAGGACGTGGAGAGCGGAGAGTCGATCATCCTTCCCCTCATCTCCAGAGGAACCAAGGAGGTGGGCTGCGGATCCAACTGCATGGTCCTGCTCAGCACGCTTGTCGCCGTCGCCGGTTCTTTCCAGTTTGGAATGTCC GGGGGCTTCTCTTCGCCGGCCCAGGCGGGCATCAGGAGAGATCTGCATCTCACACTCGCGGAG TATTCTATGTTCGGGTCCATATTGACGATAGGGGCAATGGTGGGCGCCATCATGAGCGGGCGCCTCTCCGACTTCCTCGGCCGCAAGGGG GCAATGAGAATTTCGTCCATCTTTTGTGTTGTCGGATGGCTGTTCATATACGTCGCAAAG GGTGCGTGGTCACTGGACATTGGCAGGCTCTCCCTGGGTTATGGAATTGGCATTCTTTCGTTCGTG GTTCCCACGTACATAGCAGAGATAACACCCAAAAATATGAGAGGAGCACTCACAACAGCAAATCAG CTACTCATAGTTTGTGGAGGATCCTTTTCGTACCTTTTAGGAACTGTCGTGACATGGCGCACACTGGCGCTCATGG GATTCATACCGTCCATGCTGCAGATGTTAGGTCTCTGCTTCATTCCTGAATCGCCAAGATGGCTG GCTAAGGTTGGAAAGCAGGAGGAATTCGAGTCGGAGCTAAGACGGCTCCGCGGAGGTTCTGCCGATATTTCTGATGAAGCCATCGAGATCCAG AAATACGTTGAGAGCATTGCAAAGCTTCCAAAAGCAAGGATACGGGATTTGTTTCGAAGGAACTATCTGTATTCGGTCATC GTTGCAGTTGGCTTGATATTGTTACAACAATTTGGTGGAATAAATGGGATTGGGTTTTACGCAAGCGAAACTTTTGTGGCAGCCG GCTTTTCCTCTGGAAATGCTGGAACAGTAGCCATGGCTGCTATTCAG GTTCCAGTGACGACAGTGGGCGCGTTATTGCTGGATAGGGTTGGGAGGAGACCACTTATAATG GTTTCTGCGACTGGTACCTGCTTGGGTTGCTTTCTGGCGGGCCTTTCCTTCTTAATCAAG GGTCATGTTTCCTCACCGGACATAATCCCAATACTAGCCCTTGCAGGCATACTG TTGTACATAGGATCATTCTCCATAGGTTTGGGCGCAGTACCTTGGCTCATAATGTCAGAG ATATTCCCATTGCATGTGAAAGGGATGGCAGGAAGCTTGGTGACTTTAGTCCATTGGTTTGGCTCGTGGGCCATTTCCTACGCATTCAACTTCCTCATGACCTGGAGTTCGTCAG GGACCCTCTTCGTCTTCTCGGCCGTGGGAGCGCTCACCGTGTTGTTCGTCGCCAAGTTGGTTCCAGAGACGAAGGGAAGAACCCTGGAGGAGATCACTTCTGCCATGAGCTCTTTCTCTTCCACTAAACTATGA